The stretch of DNA TTGGGACAAAACCCTAGTTAATTCATCTTCTGCAGTTTTCAGAAAGTCATGGATTTAATTCAAAGTAAACTTCTTCATCCACAGACTGGTGACCAGTTGCAACCTGAATATTATATGGTGAGTGAGAGGGGAACAGCAGGGATGGATTTGAAAGCTCTGGTGTGGAATAGGATCATGAGCAGGTACCAGATGGACTGAGTGGCCTCTCCTCTGTACATTAGCCATGTGACAGGCAGGAAGCACCTGCGACACAGGATTTGAAATACAGCTGATTAATTTGTCACAGATCCACAGTATTAATGTCCGTGTATTTTCAGACTAACATTAGCAGAACaaccctccaatgctcagtgaccagggttcagtcctgggtgtgaTGAACAGACACAGTATCTGCTGAATATTACATGAAGAGTCTCACATGAACTTCCAACTAGATTCAGTCACCATGATGTTAAAATGTTCACCTAGAGCTTATttcaacttcctccctgatgtgaagttgccaGTGTCtcagcaggtgggatgactgagttaATTTCTTTGCTGACACAAGACCGAAGTGGATCCTCTATGTATGATAAACTCACTGGAGCCACACAAAGTGGGTGAACTGAATTAATCTCTTCCCACGCTCGGAACAGGTGTGAAGCTAcactgagagacagagacagctgAGACAAGTCTAGCTGTTCACTGGTGTTGTATGGGCTCatgtgactgaatgaatcccgtccCACACACGCAGCAGGTGAAATGCCTCTCCCCGTGTGAACTGGCTGTGTGTCTGCAGGTTCAGTGGCCTGGCGAATCCCTGGCAAAatgagaggcagtgaatgtcagCTCACCGGTATCAACTCTGTGGCCATTTATCAGGTCAGATCAAGGACATGTCCGTGTATTGGGGTTCTCCTTGCTCAGACTGGTGTGCTGTCTTCTCAACCATCTCCTCCTTCACATTCAACAATTGGTAGCCTTCAAATGCTGGGGAACTGGCAGACACATCAGACCTGACACactgttgtgtttgagattctcAGTCAGAAATTCTTTGCCTTTTCTATCCTGTGAAATATTTGCAAAGAAGATCAACAGGTGAAAGGCAACATTTTAGCTAAGATTATTTCAGTATTTGTGTTGATGTCTGATGTCTCTCTGTGACAGTGAGGCTGAACACTATTTGGAGAAACGACACTTCTAACGGCCAGAGTTCAGACataaggaaacaacatcaaattctgttttcctctctgcccatcaagccgtgacttggctcagtttgtctctcTCCATCGATATAAGCTTCATATTCTGGGTAAGTCCCACAGACCTCCGAAGACACACAATACTTACAGGGTTGATTTGTAAGAGTTTCTGCTGATTGTGACCCTGCTGGCATTcaacggtggtaaactcagagtcagcaatgccATTGAATCTGAAGAGAATGTGATCGGGCTTTCTCGTTGCAGACTGACACTGCGGTATTCTTGCGGTGTGAAAGCTACTGGTCACTTGTTACCCAGTACGTTACTGtgggttttcacaaataaaatgagaTGAGGCAATTTCTGTTTAAGGAACACCATAACTCATTTATTGTCCTCTAAACACAGAAATGTAAAAACAGTTTAAATAAAATTTCACGTAATTGCATCATAACATCAGTCCAGCTTCTTAAAGAGAAACacaactcaatgtcggtggtcGTTAATTATGGACATTtccacccattacattacccgacacagacacccccccccccaaattctctcactgctccccctctttGATCTTAGCAGTTTATTTCCCTTCAATGTCACTTGCAGGATGATATGTACAGACACAGCAAGGTCCCTCAGTGTATCAGTGCTCCTAAGGGTGTTGCCATTTACTATGGAGTTTCCTCCACCATTTGACCTGTAAAACTCCTCACACGTCCAGATTAAACTCTGTCCCCTATTTCTCCGTCCCCGTTCCCAACTGGACTACATCCAGTTCTGTCCATTTGATAACCTTCCTCAACACCCACAACTGCACCAACATTCATGTCATCAGTGATCTGATCAGCCCGTGTGTATTTTAATCTGATCAGACAGAGGCCCCATCACTGATCACTGTGGACATACTGGTTACATATCTACAGTCAAAATCATTCTCAACTCCATCAGCCCGAATGTTGTTACACAATACACACCATTCAAACCCTCCCACACAGAGACTCGAGGGAAGTTACATATTTATCACAAGCCCAGAGTTGGATTCAATGGTCTGGTCTTGTTGCTCTGGATGCTCTGCTGCAAAGTCCATTCAGAGTAGTTCAATGTAACCAGATACATCATCCCTGAGATACCAATATACAACATTGTGTCATCAATTggcaacttgttttttttttccccaggtgatcacatgggtttgacgggaagaataataaaataaaatgggtggcatggtgccctgttggttggcactgttgccttgtgggattcggtgaaaactagagttaagattggatcagccatgatcttgttgaatggcggagcaggcttgaggggctgattggtctactcctgctcctatctcttatgttcttatgtaaacaagagaaaatctgtagatgctggaaatctgagtaacacacacaaaatgctgaaggaacacatcaggccaggcagcatcaatagggaaaaaagtattcaatgtttcaggccaaaagccttcagcagaactggagaggAAAAGCTTGaaagtagatttaaaagttgggggtaggagagagagaaaacaaggtgTGAGGTGAATCCTGAAAGGGGACGGGTGAAGTAAAGAGACTGACAggaacagaatgaaccccacactctcacactgtaccagagactgacaggaacagaatgaaccccacactctcacactgtaccagagactgacaggaacagaatgaaccccacactctcacactgtaccagagagtgacaggtacagactgaaccccacactctcacactgtatcagagactgagaagtacagaatgaaccccacactctcacactgaaccagagagtgacagggacagaatgaaccccacgctctctcactgtaccagagactgacaagtATAGAaggaaccccacactctcacactgtaccagagactgacaggtacagaatgaaccccacactctcacactgtaccagagactgacaggtacagaatgaaccccacactctctcactgtaccagagactgacaagtATAGAaggaaccccacactctcacactgtaccagagactgacaggtacagaatgaaccccacactctcacactgtaccagagactgacaggtacagaatgaaccccacactctcacactgtaccagagactgacagggacagaCATTGTGTTCTTTAATAAACCTGGAGAAACCACATCACACCTCAGTACAGCACCACTTCGACCACTTTACACAGCAAAGGACTGTCTTGTGATTCTTGCTCAAATTCTCTTCTGTCTATAATTCTGTACAGTATGTTTAtattttgtgaatgttgtgtctccGATATGACTACAAACTCGACTTTCAACCTCACTCTGAAATAGGTCTCTCATGATGACAATTTGACCTTCGATCTCCTGCTGCCCTGTTTCATTACATAAACGTTTCATATTATCAAGTGTGTGTTTTTCTCATTCCATCTGCTTTTCTAGCGGACACCATGGGTCGAATGGCCGAATACTGCGCCTGTACTTCATGGTCCATTTTGTATTTTAGATTTCCTTCCTGCCGAATTAACCGGCAGCGGCAACTCACCAGATCAGCGCCAGTTCCCAGTCCACGGTGTTAGCCAAAACGACAATGGGCAGCGGAGAGAGAGTTCAGATTGGTTGAATGTGTTCTACAGATATCCAATGAAATGAATTGACTGCATGAATCTTTTCTTCGAATAGCCATTGGGAATCTATAGCATTCCCGTCCCTCATTAGCATACTGTTCTGGGCGCTGCCTATTTAACTCGTGCTCACGGCCAGTTCTGCTTATTTCTGAGTCCAAAACGGTCAGAGGAGATGCCTGAGCCAGCGAAATCCGTTCCGAAGAAGGGCGCCAAGAAAGCTCTGCCTAAATCAGTGGGCAAGGCAGGTAAGAAACGCAAGAGGCTGAGGAAGGAGAGTTACTCCATCTACATCTACAAAGTGATGAAGCAGGTTCACCCCGACACCGGCATCTCCTCCAAGGCCATGAGCATCATGAACTCGTTCGTCAACGATATCTTCGAGCGCATCGGGGGCGAGGCTTCCCGCCTGGCCCAATACAACAAGCGGTCAACCATCACTTCCCGGGAGATCCAGACCGCCGTGCGCCTGCTGCTGCCCGGGGAGCTGGCCAAGCACGCCGTGTCCGAAGGGACAAAGGCGGTGACCAAATACACCAGCTCCAAGTAAAGCTCCCCAGTGAGATGATCGAAAACACAACggctcttttaagagccactCCCAATTTCAAAGTAAGAGTTGTACTAGCATTTAGGTAATAAATTACACATACTTTATGTCTGGTGACTTTTACAAGAGCTAAATCGTGGTTGGAATAAGCTCCCAGTGAACTGACAAGGAATTGTTACCACCCACGCTTCCCCATCAGTCCGTCCCACTCGGTATACATGCCAAGCGGAGGATTGCTGCCGTTGTTTTATTTGTGGCTTCAGGAGTTTATTGGTTCCAGTTGGGTAACTCCTGAATCCCATTTCAACTCGAGCCTGAAAGACATCATGGCTCTTTCATATGGAgaagcgtcgacagtgcttcttatagatgttgcctggcctgctgggttccaccagcattttgtgtgtgttgtttgaatttccagcatctgcagatttcctcgtgatggCTCTTTCATATAAAAACTTTATAAAATTGCAGAGTAAACTCTGGTCAAAGTATGAGAAGAGCTGTTTTCAATAACCTGATAACGTTCACACGGAGACCGACCGCGGGCAGAAGCTGAGGGTCAGTTTTATTCGGTTCCGTTACGGGTTGAAAGAAATTAGAGAATTGAGTTCCCAGACACTCCATTATCAACTACACTTAAATCAAATGTGCCCGGTTTCAGTAACAGAGGGAAATGCGAAGACCCAATCTTAAAACAGATCTGCAATTATTTAACTTGAAAATACATTTGAACAATAGATTTATTTTTTGGCGGGCTTTCTTCCAGATTTCAGTGCACTTTGGGGAGGAGACGGTTATTTTCCGCGCTTCTACCTTTACGGACTGCTGATTGGTGATTAAAGCAGTTCTTCGATTGGAGTATTTTTCTTCACCAGTTAGAATAAGCAGGATTACACCAATCACAAACATCAGTTTGCATTCTCAAAAAGGGTATAAAAGGGGCGTGTTGGGGCTGGGTGGACATTCCTTCATACTCGTTGGAGTAATATAGTGACTGTGGAAATGTCTGGACGTGGAAAAGGCGGCGCTGGCAAAGCTCGGTCTAAGGCCAAATCTCGCTCGTCTCGGGCTGGACTGCAGTTCCCGGTCGGCCGGGTTCACAGACTCCTAAGAAAGGGCAACTATGCTGAGCGGGTGGGTGCCGGAGCCCCGGTCTAtctggctgctgtgctcgagTATCTGACGGCCGAAATCCTCGAATTGGCCGGCAACGCGGCCCGGGACAATAAGAAGACCCGCATCATCCCCCGGCACCTGCAGCTGGCCGTCCGCAACGACGAGGAGCTGAACAAGCTGCTGGGAGGGGTGACTATCGCTCAGGGCGGTGTGTTACCCAACATCCAGGCCGTCCTGTTGCCCAAGAAAACCGGCGCTGCCAGTAAGTGAAGTGATGTAAGCTGAATCTATTTACCCAAAGGCTCTTTTCAGAGCCACTCACAATGTCTGTGGAAGGGCTGAGCGGCGGGTGTTTTCCGTCCGTTTGATATCCTGCATCTGTCAATGCCTCGACATGTTTCTTCCGCGAATAAACCAATATAAATCTGCACAGAAACCGGTTCGTTTTCCCCTCAGCCGACCGAATGTAGCTCTCTCCCCTTGCAGAGAGTCAGCGGGTTCACTAGGCGCAGAGTCGTGAAATGAACTTCCGGAGTCAGCCCCGAGAGGGAGAATTTAATCTCCGACCACTGAACGACTCCGCTCTTCATCACCCAGAACCGCGTTGTCTGGGTTCCACATTGCGATTTGACCCCGGACCGTTCCGGTGTGCAGAAGGCGGGAACATCGCCTGTTCGTTGCTTCATGAGCGATTCCCATCGCCTCACAGAAAAATAACATTTGCGTTTTACatttcagaatcaaatttattatcaccggcatgtgacgtgaaatttgttaacttagcagcagcagttccatCTCATGCATAATCTAGAAGACAgagtaataaaaataataaataaaataaaacataataaataaacaagtaaatcagatCCGTATATTGACTGTTATTTTGAAGAatgtgcaaaaactgaaatactgtatattaaaaaagtcagGTAGTGTCCATAGTAttaatgtccatttgggaatcggatggcagaggggaagaagctgttcctgaatggctgagtgtgtgtcttcaggcttctgtatctcctgcctgacggtaacagtgagaaaagggcatgccctgggtgttggaggtctttaataatggacgctgcctttatgagcaccgctccctaaagatgtcctgggtactatcagcagcttctttcggtgctgtgcagtagcccctccacaccagacagatgcagcctgtcagaatgctctccgcggtaCAGCTATACAGGTCTCTGACTGTCTACAAAGGTACGTTTACCCTGTGGAACCGACCGTATTTACTGAAAAGAACTCgtccacccaggcctctgaatatAAATGAACATTTTGCGAAAGAGAGGGTCAGTTTGGTCAGATCTGCCGAGAGGCTCCCTATGTGAGGCGGTGCGTCGCTCTGAGTTTGGTTTGTGCCAGGGAGAAAAGGGAGGGGTGGGTGTATGGAGTTCTTCAGCACCGTAGTACCAGTCACTTCTCTACAAATTCCTGTCTGTCTAAGACTTCCCTAAATACCCCTGTgctctctgcctctgccaccacccctgacagtgtattccaAGTCCCCATCACTGTTCCCTTCACTTTCTTCCTCTGATCTTAGATACATGTCTTCTGGTAGAAGATATTTCCCTCCTGTGAAGAATATTACTGGCTGTCTACACCAACTATGTCCTACAAAATGGTATACATTTCTGTCAGATCTCTCCTGAGCTGATGCCACTCCAGAGGAAAAAGCTCCAGCATGtcgagcctctcctcacctcactcCTCCTCCAGACATCCTGCTTAACAACTTCTGCACCTGCACCAAAACCTCCACATGCTTCCtagaatgaggtgaccagaactgaacactgtgctctcaatgtggcctaaccagcatTTTATAAACTGTAACATGATGTCCTGGTgattgaactcaatgccttgcctgatgaaggcaaacatgccGTACACCGGCTTTACCACCCTGTCAACCTGTGCTCCCAGTTTCAGGGCACCAATCTGCTCGGGCCCAACATCCTTCTGTATGTTAATGTTCCTGCCATTACCTGTGTACCCACCCTTTATGTTGGATGTGCACCCCTGGGTATCCTTTCAACCACAATGAATGTACAGAATGCAGTGGGATTATCTTTAATCCTACTCATCAGAGATTTTTCATCACTGTTTCTCGCTCTCCAAATGATCTTGTGTTGCCTTCTGTGTTTTAAATATAGTCCTCAAACTCCCTGTTTGATTCCAGCTTCCTAAGCCTTGCATATGCTTCTcactcttcctccactacatttACTTCCTCTCTCATCATCCAAGGTGCCTGAACCTTGCCATCCTGGACCCTCCCCCTTACAGGAACAAACTGGCCCTGAATCACTgtgcagctggtctttaaacaaactcatgtcagatgtggatttGCCTCAAAATCCATCCTTTCAGTATTAAGCATCAAACTTAGCGTCAATCTCTCCATTCAGTGACTGGTGTTCCGGTTCACATCCCCCTGTCAATCTCATTTCAACACTCCCAGGGAGCAACAATGAACCTCATGATACTGACCCCCCCCCTCCTGTGAAGGTGCAAACCACCCTCCCCTTGTAAATGTCACCTCTGGACCTGAAGAGGTTCCAGTGTTCTGGAATCCTGAAACCCTgtccctgcaccagctcctcagccacacattcatctgctctaACTTTCTGTTCCCACCCGTACTACCACAGAGCATTGGGAGTAACACAAAAATTATAACCTTTCAGGCCCTGCTCTTTAACTTGTTCCCTAACTCGCTGTATTCACTGtgggacctcatccctcttctacCTGTCCACTGCTACTGACGTGAACCACCACCTCTGGCTGAGTGAACATTGTTCAGTAGCTgctctgagacgtccctgacacTCAGTTATACGATTTACAAAACTTTGAAACCGACTAAAAAAGTCATtgagaggaaaaagatgaaatacgaaggtaagctagctattagtattaaagagaataccagaagtttcttcagatatacaaagtgtaaaagagagacaaaagtagatgatgctggagaggtagtaatggggtacaGGGAAGTGGCAGAGAAGCTGAGTAAGTAttgtgcatcagtcttcactgtggaagacactggcagtctgctggaaattcaggagaatcaggggcagaaatgagtgaatTGGTCTTTACTAGGGAAAagctgctt from Hemitrygon akajei chromosome 28, sHemAka1.3, whole genome shotgun sequence encodes:
- the LOC140717764 gene encoding histone H2B 1/2-like, translated to MPEPAKSVPKKGAKKALPKSVGKAGKKRKRLRKESYSIYIYKVMKQVHPDTGISSKAMSIMNSFVNDIFERIGGEASRLAQYNKRSTITSREIQTAVRLLLPGELAKHAVSEGTKAVTKYTSSK
- the LOC140717761 gene encoding histone H2AX-like; translated protein: MSGRGKGGAGKARSKAKSRSSRAGLQFPVGRVHRLLRKGNYAERVGAGAPVYLAAVLEYLTAEILELAGNAARDNKKTRIIPRHLQLAVRNDEELNKLLGGVTIAQGGVLPNIQAVLLPKKTGAASK